ATAAAGTTCATGGACCCTAGGTATAATAGTTCAATACAGCTAAGATTTTAGCTTCTCGTTTTTTTTTGTGCGTGAAGATTTTAGCCTTTCTAAATGTCATATCTCAATGGATAACACATCTATTACGGTTTCAATTCAAGAAAAAAAGCTCTGACCTATTTTTGCTCTAATTTTCAGACATGTGGAGGATGACGAGTACAAGTATCGTCTGGTTGCTGTCATTGTACACAGTGGGCCAAGGTTGTGTGACGGACACTTTTTTGCTTATGTGAGAGCAAGCCAGATTGGATGCCAGCAGCAGGAGAGCCGTGGCACTCCCACGTGGTTTCGTGCAAGTGACGAGAGCATCACAGAGGTATTGCTCGAGGAGGTACTGGAGTGTCAGGCCTACATTCTTTTCTACGAAAGAGTCGAACAACCAAAGGCCAATGAAGTTCTAGAAGAGTATCCGCCAACCGGCCACTGATGAGGAGAAAGAAGGATGAAAGGGGAAACATTTGTGATTTGTGTCTTGTTTGTTTTTGCTTATACATTGTGACTTAATTTGTGGATTGGAGTAATTCCATTGTTGGGGGGCTTGGAGTTTGGACTAAAATCTCCAATACTACTGCTTTTACTTTGAATTTCGCAATTCAATTTGGATGTAAAGAAATAACTTCATCGATTTGCAAACTGTGTTCATATTTACTTTTTTCActgttctttttttttctatgtttttccTCACCTGCAATTGCAAGCAAAAACCAGATTGAGGATTCGATGtcttattttccattttttttctgtaaagcatactccctccgtccttgaaagagtgtacttccaactttgttggagagTCAAACTATttcaaagtttgaccgagtttgtgcaaaaatatatcaatatttatgaaaccaaataggtatatgatgaaaatatgTATTATCATTAATCTAATGCTAcaaatttgatggcataaatgttgatgtattattgtatacggtcaaacataaaaagaTTTGACTTTTCAACAAAGTTGAAAGTAACACTCTTTcgaggacggagggagtagcatagttCAGAAATTTCAACATGTATGTGGGTGCCGTTCACTACTGAATACTGGCAACATATGTACCTACAGTCCCAACTCGCAAACAGAACCGAACCCTGCATCCCAGATAGGTTCGGATTCAAGGGGTCGGTGAAATCGAAGAGCGGGATACTTTAGCTGTGCTCATATTTATTACTTTTGaaattcgatttggttgtaaataAAGAAGTAACTTTAACCACCTGTAAACTGTGTTCATATCTTATTCTTTTCTCTACGCTTTTCCTCCCGTGCAATAGCAAACAAAATCCAGATTCAGATTTCAACTGTCATGTACGTATGTGGTTGCTTCGTGAGATGGAGTGTCGCTCAGTACTGAATACCGGCAGCATGTGTACATGTCCATCACCTACAGTCGCAAACAAAACTTCCCATCCCAGCGGATTCAAGGGGTTGGTAAAATGGAACCCAGCGGAGCTGCTGAACAGATGGGGGGTCGCCTTCGTTCTGGAACCCAGCGAATCCTCGGCCTCGTGGTGGAAGCTCCACGTTCGTCGGCGGGCAGAGGAGGTCACACTCCCTCCCGCCCTCCCGCGATGCGTCCGCCCGCTGCAATAGTCCTCCTCTCCTCAGTCGCGCCTTATTGTTTTCCGTTTTCATCAAACGAAAACGCAAAGGTGACCTTTCCAAACTCCAGACCCCGGtccaattttcttttcttttttatataaTGGAAGTCCAATTTTCAGTAGGTGCATTCTGTGATGTGTGCCCNNNNNNNNNNNNNNNNNNNNNNNNNNNNNNNNNNNNNNNNNNNNNNNNNNNNNNNNNNNNNNNNNNNNNNNNNNNNNNNNNNNNNNNNNNNNNNNNNNNNNNNNNNNNNNNNNNNNNNNNNNNNNNNNNNNNNNNNNNNNNNNNNNNNNNNNNNNNNNNNNNNNNNNNNNNNNNNNNNNNNNNNNNNNNNNNNNNNNNNNNNNNNNNNNNNNNNNNNNNNNNNNNNNNNNNNNNNNNNNNNNNNNNNNNNNNNNNNNNNNNNNNNNNNNNTTGGTTGGCAAGGGTCGAAATAATCTCTCATAAGCTTGGCATGGCCCTACGCTCTATCACGGTTGAGTTGTGTGCAGTCAAATTGCGATCCTCTCCTCAACCGCCGAATATCATCGTTGAAGATCATGCCAACAACCATTTCGAAGTCATTGTCATCTTATTTttcctcctccgatgatgaagagtCCTCGAAGATCATCTATATCAGCCTCTTCATCTTCAATGTATGTGATTCGGTTGAATTCAATTGACAAAAGAAAAAATGAGACAAAAAGTTTTTTTTTAAACTTACCTAGGCAAACCGTCGAACAGTTGCAAGGCGACGGAGGTCTCAAAAGAAGAGGTGAGATCACCCTGAAAAAATCCTTTGTAGCTCTTAAAATATGGGCCAACCTCTCCATTAATATTGATACTCACTGCACCGTAACAGCCGGCCAGCGATGTTGAGCCAATATTAGCGGTCAGTAAGGCGTGGAGGTGACCAGCAAAGCACAAAGAGGTGCGGATGAGGCTACGAGGAGGAAGATCCGAGGTGCTTTCTAGCGACGGGGTCGATGCGGTGGTGGTGACTTTTCAGCTCGACAAGGGCGGCTCGGACTTGGGCAGAAGGGCGGCGAGGGCAAAGGAAGGTGGCGGGGTAGAGGCGAAGGCGGTGGGTAGTCGCCAACAGCAATGATGCAGTGGGGGTCGGGGGCATGGAAAAGAGGTCGCAACTTTTACTCGGCTGGATGGCGGCCGAGTATATTTAGGAGTCCGCGGTACCGAGGAGTAAATTTTTTACTCACCTAACGGTTTTAACAGTTCGTGTAGGTGCAGATTAGAAAAGTAAACCGAGATCTTTACTTATCTAATCAGATATAAGTGACCGGCTAGAGACGCAGGAAATTTGTTCAACGGGTTGGTAGAGTTATAAATGGCTTAACCACGCGTCTGCCGTTTGGCTAGACTTTGAGGCCTACAGTTATTTGTAGTTTCCATTTTGTTTAGGGCTATTTATACATATGTACTCTAGCTTGGTTACCTAGCCACCTTAATTTATCAACTGATATAAACCAGTTTcgattttaaacttctcaatcaaTTTCGATTCTAAAGGACTCTGCTATTTCCTGACCGGACCTAGGGTTGTTTGGATAGCAAGATTATAGAGAACTGGTTCTAGTTAAACGCAATTTCTGTTGTAACAACCAAAAATCTTGTTTGGATCGCCCAACTGAATCATGGATAAAGAAAACTGAGTTCTACAAAACCTCAAAAACCCAGCTTATAGAAAAATGACTATTTGGCGTTTTTATATAAACCAGTTTTATGAATACGGCGGCCACGTACGAAGCGCATGGTGCTCCTCCTTCTGCCGACGACGACGGCCGCAATCCTCTTTCGGGCATGAGCGAGGCGCCGCCGAGTGGGTGAGCTCGCCGCTCGGGGCCGAGACGTGATCGTGGTCGTGTCGCACGGCGACGCATCAGAGCGCCGCCACGTCCTCTGCAGGCACATGCGAGGCGACGCCGGAAGTCAATGCGGCTCAGCGAGCTCTCGCCGCTCTGGCCCGAACGTGGCCTTCGTCGTGTGACACGGCGACGAATCACAAGGGTCGCGACGTGCTCTACAGGCATCAGCGAGTTTACGCCGGAAGTCGGCGAGCATGCCGTTCGGGGCTCGAATGTGCCCGTCGCCGTATGGCATGGCGACTTGGCGAGGCGGGAGCTGCCGCGGAATACAGAGTGCCATAGCCGATGTGTTGGTCCTACCGACGGTTGCTACAACCTGATCTCCCCAGCGAACGCGAACGGCAAACAGCATCACATCGTAAGCACTGCCCCCTGCCTACCTAGTCATCCCAGCGGCGCACAGAGGACACTGCTGCATGGTCGGCAGCCTGGTTCGTTGTCATCATCGTCGCCACCGACAGCGCCCTTTTCTCTGTCGCCGTATTTGGGGAAGTGGCCGCAGCGAGGCTGACAGGAGCGCTCGACGGAGACGCTCCCGCTAAGCGCCAGTAGCTCAATAGATCGACCGGAGGAACGTATTGGAATTTTGACTAAGTCGCTGTGTGATGGAGCTGCGTATCCATGCTTTCTTATTTTTCACATCCAAACAAAGTATTGTATGTGCTTACCTTAACAGAATAACTAACCAAAACTGGTTTTCCTAAAAAAATCCTCTAAAAACTCGTTTTCTAAAATCCCACGTCTAATTCCCTGTATCCAAACAACCACTAACATCCCTTGGGCCCACCCACAGATACACGGCAGCTGATCCCAACTCCCCGCCGTCTTGCTCTGCTCCACTTCTGCTTCGTCCGATCTCCGATGACACGCCGCCGCCATCTGTTCTGACATAGTGGTTCCGGGATCCTCTTTCCGTCCGTACGCCGACCGGAGCTTGTGGCACGAGACAATGGTGTCCATGCCCATCCGCAGGGAAGCCCCGGTTCGCCGCTGGCAGACGCGCACGCGCGGGGGAGGCTTGCCTCGGATAAGTCGAGGCACGGTTCACGGCCGAGGTCTCCCAGCCCGCTGCTACGGGGAGGCCTGGCTCATGGACGGCCCGCCGGAGCCCGGAGAGAGATCGCCAGTTGGCCACCGCCCGGAGCCCGGAGAGGTTTCGTCAGATAGCTCAAGCTTCCTCCCAGGTTTACTCAGCAGAATCCTCAGTATCTCCTTTGATAGTGCCGAATTATCTAGGTAATGCATAATGTTTTTAAATCATGTCAGTGTGCCCATGTCCATAATCAGACAAAACTGAGATCCTACCACAGAATGCGTAGGTCCCATGTCTGAAACTTATGAGCCCCTGCAGATTAGACTGAACCCTAAAGAATCGCTTAGGAACCTGAAGAATCTCTTAAACAGCTTTCTGTATCCTAGTTTCTGTTCTCACCTGATAGACTACACAATAGATTTGTTGAGTTTGAGATTTAACACAATATAGCCAAACCAAATCTCGAATGGTACAATTTAAATGACCGTGCGATTACACTGGAAGCTAATGTTTCCCCTGCGAAAACACCGCAGCCAAATTGAGAAGAAAACACGTGCATGATGCAAGGATGCACTACAGCTTTGCCAAACTATAATACAATTGAATTGTCGGGCATCACCTCCTGTTGTGTCAGGATTTTCTTCATCATTAGCCATCTGGACCCTGAGCGCTTCTCCCTGGATTACTGAACTTTCAGGGGCTACTTGTTCTACTACATTACCCATTCCACTGGGCACTTCCTGCTTGGACTCTTTAGAGGGCTTCGTGGCAATCTCGATAAGTTTTCTGTAAACATTTTGCATCGACTGGGAATGGGATGCAGAGCGACCAGTAGCATGATAGATTTCACAACGCACCGCATGCAAGACCTTTCTAACAACAATGCCGTTGTCTGGCACCAATGCTATGGTAAGCAGGTATGCACAATAATTCGATAAGCTGACAGCAGTTAAGTAATGTGGCCACACATCTTCTGGAGTTGTTGATTTCTTGGCCAAGAGCCTGTTTTGAAGCCATCTAACCTTCGGTTTTTTCGCTTCATCGGAGGTATGTATCTCGCACAAGCATGTTGCGATGTGCCAGACCAGTATGCTGTGGGTATCATTTGCCCCTGTTAGCTGCTGCATAAGGGATTCCTTTGACTCCGGCCCATTTGCCCTTCTTAGCTGCTGCATAAGGGCCTCGTTTGATCCGAAGGCATTTAATAAGTAGGTTTCCAACTTTCTTTCTGGATGCTGCAGGCCCTTGAACGACTCAAATATCGCTGTCTTTACCTCTGGCTCCAGCTTCATTCTTCTGGGAAATTTGGCCAACCTGAATATTCTGTGAAATTTGTTCCAACGATGCGAATCCGAAATCAGAAGGTTATACTGGAAGATCCTTTGATCCCACTTGCCCCTGATGAACCAGAACATTGTTCGCATTACTGCCTCCACTATCAGATTCCGCCAGCACCGATGCTTGACGTACATACAGATCATCAAAACCTTGTTCCATTGAGAGAATACATATAGATAGACCTCTGACAGCTCCTTGGCAATGATAAGACCAACTATGATGCGAGTGACAATCACCCCGTGAGTGATGATATTTTTGTCTGCTTGATCCATCCTCTCTGGTATATGACGGACAGGATATACAAGGTAGCCGGTAGCAGCAACAAGAGACAAAGACATGAGCATTCTCCTGTATGGAAATCCGTCAGCAAACATAGCGGAATGCTTGCTATAGAACAAGTCTTGGAGGAAGGACAATTCCACCTCCATGATGCGGAACGCCCTCTCATAATTGTCTCTCTTCTCTTGCAGGATGTAGCCGAAGACGAGCTGCCTTGTCTTCTTTAGGCTAGCCTCGTGTATCGGGAGATTATAGAACCGACGGCGCAGCAGCTTGTACATTGCAAATGAGAGGCAGACATCCTTCAATCGGTTGCCAGCGTCATTGCTACCGCCCAGCAACCCACTGCTGCCAGCATCAACATTCCATATCTTGTCTAAGGTGACAAGCTTCTTATTATCTGTATCCAACCGAATCCTGTACTGCGCTGATGCAGTTCTCCTCCCCCGTTGGGAGTCATGCAGCACCTTGTCTTCCCCATAGACCAAGTACCTGTACGACTGCGTACTGATCCCATTGTCGGAGGCGGTTGCatcacaagagggagagggaccGAGTGTGTGCTCGTATCGCATATAGTCGCTAACGAGCCTCGTGTTCTCTTGGTTGATGGTCTGAGCCCCGTCGGATGAGGCAAAGTATGCGATGATGCGGGTCGCGTTGAGGGCCCAGATCATCCATAGGGGAATCCTGAGGAGGAAGAATGTCTGCATTCGGAGGAGATTGGCTGCCCAGAAAGAGGACATGAGGTCGAGCAATGGGATCTGCTTGGACCTCTGGTACAGGCGCCCAGTCTTGACGCTGTGCTGCAGGGTTACCAGCAGCACCGCCCATACCTGAAAGTAGTCGTTCACCCTCTTGGCCGAGAGCTGCATCAGGCCCATGGTGTAGTGCACCATGGAGTAGTTGAGCATCTCGATGACTTGGATGGTGGTCGACATGGCCCTGTCCGTGTGCCACGGCCCGAAGCAGTCCAGCAGGAACCTCACCACAAGCAGCAGCGTTGTCATCAACACCCACAGCTCCACGCTGGCTACATGAGTGACACCGTCCATCTTAAACAGCAGTTTCATGGTAGACAGGATTGAAACTACAGCTATGTCTGCGGACGGCATCTCGCCCTTTCTATCCGTGTGCTGTCTGAGATCTGACTTGAACACCAGCAGGAGAGAAATCAACTTTCAGAAACATGCAAAAATCAGCTTCAAAAAATGTTTCCAGAGAGAAGAAATGGTGTGACCTTGGAATGGCGCCCTGGACTGGAAGCCGAGCGGGGACTAGGTCGAGTAGCAGAGGGAGGGGGTGGGGAAAAGGGGCGGACGGCTCGAGCGGTGGTGCCGCAGCGACAAGACGATGGCGATGTCAGAGTAACACTTGGCATAATCATCATATTTGCAGCCTCCTAAACATATTTGGAGAGAACTCCATAATTTTTTTTACGGCGGTGGAGATTGTGTGTAAACAAAAAATTGCGATATATATGGAGCCTCCATATTTCCCCCCTCTTTTTTTGTATCAACTTAATTTTCATAAACTCAATTGTAGGGATTTAAACACTAGATTCCAACAAAAATGAAGTACAAAGTTCATATATATCGACAGGATCAGGCCGGCTCCGATGCCAGCTGTGATAGAGAAGCAGGAACAGTGGCATGCCAAAGGCTCATTTTGGTGATGGTAGTTGTCGTTCGGTGGTCCAGATACCTCGGTGTAAATTTTATTATGTTGGATGCTTTGTAATTTTGATGACCTTTAATAATAGATCAGGAtcattttttgaagaaaaaaagttCCTAAGGAGAGAAATGTCAATATTGGCATTTTCAAAAATAATTAGTAGGGAAAGGGAGCCAAATTTGTCGCTTTTACATAATTGTAGTGACTATAGCTATGGGAGAATATCGATGACCGACATTTTCATACGTAACATCTATATTAATAGTAGATAGATAGGGTTTGATCAGTAGGGGCACCAAGTCGAGGACTAGGCGTAGCAGTATTATAGGTCAGCGCGGTTCTTGTCGGAGTGGGACTTGTAGTGGACAGAGCGTGGAATTGGGCAAGAGTGTATGCATCGTTGAAGAGGTCGGGGTGGCTTGGTCAGCCGGGGGATGGTCCCAGATTGTGTGCTCCCTCTCTGTGCCCATCTCTCATGTTGTTGCCGATGCGACCTCGTAGTCAGCTCGGATGTCGTGCTCCCTCTCTGCTGCCAACCACAGTGTCCTTGAGGCTACGCCAGCATGGAAGGCGTCCTGGACGTAG
This DNA window, taken from Triticum aestivum cultivar Chinese Spring chromosome 1D, IWGSC CS RefSeq v2.1, whole genome shotgun sequence, encodes the following:
- the LOC123183349 gene encoding uncharacterized protein; this translates as MPSADIAVVSILSTMKLLFKMDGVTHVASVELWVLMTTLLLVVRFLLDCFGPWHTDRAMSTTIQVIEMLNYSMVHYTMGLMQLSAKRVNDYFQVWAVLLVTLQHSVKTGRLYQRSKQIPLLDLMSSFWAANLLRMQTFFLLRIPLWMIWALNATRIIAYFASSDGAQTINQENTRLVSDYMRYEHTLGPSPSCDATASDNGISTQSYRYLVYGEDKVLHDSQRGRRTASAQYRIRLDTDNKKLVTLDKIWNVDAGSSGLLGGSNDAGNRLKDVCLSFAMYKLLRRRFYNLPIHEASLKKTRQLVFGYILQEKRDNYERAFRIMEVELSFLQDLFYSKHSAMFADGFPYRRMLMSLSLVAATGYLVYPVRHIPERMDQADKNIITHGVIVTRIIVGLIIAKELSEVYLYVFSQWNKVLMICMYVKHRCWRNLIVEAVMRTMFWFIRGKWDQRIFQYNLLISDSHRWNKFHRIFRLAKFPRRMKLEPEVKTAIFESFKGLQHPERKLETYLLNAFGSNEALMQQLRRANGPESKESLMQQLTGANDTHSILVWHIATCLCEIHTSDEAKKPKVRWLQNRLLAKKSTTPEDVWPHYLTAVSLSNYCAYLLTIALVPDNGIVVRKVLHAVRCEIYHATGRSASHSQSMQNVYRKLIEIATKPSKESKQEVPSGMGNVVEQVAPESSVIQGEALRVQMANDEENPDTTGGDARQFNCIIVWQSCSASLHHARVFFSIWLRCFRRGNISFQCNRTVI